In Pirellulaceae bacterium, a single genomic region encodes these proteins:
- a CDS encoding sulfatase encodes MIRPFYWLTFVIAIGFCLEVQASNSNAPNVLLLIADDMACRDCGPYGNAEIRTPHLDRLAREGMTFDRAFTATAMCAPTRQQLYTGLFPVRNGAYPNHSKVKPGTHSIVHHLRDLGYRVGLIGKKHFGPKESFPFELLNAKTGPAFLTRDKSQPFCLVVASKSPHVPWTEGPNDYDPDRLTLPSWLVDTAEMRTAFSAYASEITAFDQEVGNWLDLLDEHQLAKNTLVVATSEQGPQMPGGKWTCYEYGLQVAFLARWPTTIAAGTRSSAMVQYVDFVPTIVEAAGGDPLQIDTGQAGSDSGGRDCDGRSFLKVLKGEADDHHAWVYGIHTTQGIKAGTPFPIRSIRGTRYKYIQNLLSDSRFHNTVIEHDAANYWKSWVREAASNPHAMKLVQRYLKRPAEEFYDLEDDPYELTNLATVPAHQTRIQEMKKRLREWMQQQNDMGVETENAAQVHRTQRR; translated from the coding sequence TTGATTCGACCTTTTTACTGGCTGACGTTCGTAATCGCCATCGGCTTCTGCCTGGAAGTCCAGGCGAGCAACAGCAACGCGCCGAACGTTCTTTTGTTAATCGCTGATGACATGGCCTGTCGCGATTGCGGTCCCTATGGCAACGCTGAAATCCGCACACCACATCTCGATCGATTAGCTCGGGAGGGGATGACGTTCGATCGCGCATTTACCGCAACGGCGATGTGTGCCCCCACGCGACAACAGCTATACACGGGCCTCTTCCCAGTTCGCAATGGGGCTTACCCAAACCACAGTAAGGTCAAACCGGGAACGCATAGCATCGTTCACCACTTACGAGATTTGGGCTATCGAGTGGGATTAATTGGTAAAAAACATTTTGGACCGAAGGAATCTTTCCCTTTTGAACTGTTGAACGCCAAGACAGGTCCGGCATTTTTAACCCGTGACAAGAGCCAGCCTTTCTGTCTTGTCGTGGCATCCAAGAGCCCTCATGTCCCCTGGACGGAAGGACCGAATGATTACGACCCCGATCGCCTCACGTTGCCTTCCTGGTTGGTCGACACCGCTGAGATGCGCACTGCATTTTCGGCTTACGCAAGCGAAATCACGGCCTTCGATCAGGAGGTTGGCAACTGGTTAGATTTATTGGACGAACACCAACTGGCAAAAAACACTCTAGTCGTTGCGACAAGCGAACAAGGTCCGCAAATGCCGGGTGGCAAATGGACCTGTTACGAATACGGATTGCAGGTCGCTTTTCTCGCCCGTTGGCCAACAACGATTGCAGCGGGAACTCGATCTTCGGCGATGGTCCAGTACGTCGACTTCGTGCCAACGATTGTGGAAGCTGCCGGTGGCGATCCGCTGCAAATCGACACCGGACAGGCAGGATCTGACTCAGGAGGTCGCGACTGTGATGGGCGAAGTTTCCTGAAGGTCCTGAAAGGCGAAGCCGATGACCACCATGCCTGGGTCTACGGAATACACACGACCCAGGGAATAAAGGCTGGAACGCCATTTCCGATCCGATCGATACGCGGAACTCGTTACAAATACATTCAAAATTTGTTATCCGATTCTCGATTCCACAACACGGTCATTGAGCACGATGCCGCGAACTACTGGAAATCGTGGGTTCGAGAAGCGGCTTCAAATCCCCACGCGATGAAGCTCGTCCAACGCTATCTCAAACGTCCCGCGGAGGAATTCTACGATCTCGAAGACGATCCGTACGAATTGACGAACTTAGCAACCGTGCCTGCACACCAAACACGAATCCAAGAGATGAAAAAACGCCTGCGAGAATGGATGCAGCAGCAAAATGACATGGGCGTGGAAACCGAAAATGCAGCTCAAGTTCATCGGACCCAGCGACGTTAA
- a CDS encoding TauD/TfdA family dioxygenase → MNTIPSKPHPIESAANWQGTELLQHPDWEARLSTDELTQIDQALRGVANSPLSEINAATFQLGSLGDRLVAIQGNLEHGSGVLLLKSISVDRYSPAELQRLFLGLLSHLGTPVSQSAEGTTVFSVRNEGLGTQDPKTRGPNTNKKLSFHTDRCDVIGFLCIQPAMTGGENQIVSSVAVYNKILSTRPDLLSILLQPFYYQRHNVDLGNETPFTKQPIFSIYQGHFAANFLRVLIERAYADESTPEMTPQQREALDFLETTAADPSLSITFRQEVGDLLLLNNFVTLHRRTEFKDNVDHPRHLLRIWLSMPNSRPLDPMFAGNYGSVKAGAIRGGMRPQHAP, encoded by the coding sequence ATGAACACCATCCCGTCCAAACCTCATCCCATCGAGTCTGCCGCGAATTGGCAGGGGACCGAACTGTTGCAACATCCCGATTGGGAGGCTCGTTTATCTACCGATGAGCTGACGCAAATCGATCAGGCCTTACGGGGAGTCGCGAACAGTCCGCTTTCGGAAATCAACGCCGCGACGTTCCAGTTGGGCTCCTTGGGCGACCGACTCGTAGCAATCCAGGGCAATCTCGAACATGGATCCGGCGTCCTTTTGCTCAAGAGTATTTCCGTCGATCGTTATTCGCCCGCTGAGCTCCAACGTTTATTCTTGGGACTGCTCTCCCACCTTGGCACCCCTGTCTCGCAATCAGCGGAAGGAACCACGGTTTTCAGCGTTCGCAACGAAGGCTTGGGGACCCAAGACCCCAAAACACGCGGACCTAACACGAACAAAAAACTTAGTTTTCATACCGATCGCTGCGACGTCATCGGCTTCCTCTGTATTCAACCGGCCATGACTGGAGGGGAAAACCAAATTGTCAGTTCGGTGGCGGTATACAACAAGATTCTGTCAACCCGCCCCGACTTGCTCAGCATTTTATTGCAACCTTTCTACTACCAACGCCACAACGTCGACCTGGGAAACGAAACCCCTTTTACCAAACAGCCGATTTTCTCGATCTACCAAGGTCATTTTGCGGCCAATTTCTTACGAGTCCTGATCGAACGCGCCTATGCAGATGAATCAACTCCTGAAATGACACCCCAACAACGTGAAGCACTCGATTTCCTGGAAACGACCGCTGCTGATCCATCCTTGTCGATTACTTTTCGGCAAGAGGTAGGAGACCTTCTGCTACTCAATAATTTTGTCACGTTGCATCGCAGAACGGAATTCAAAGACAACGTCGACCATCCACGACACTTGCTACGAATCTGGTTGTCGATGCCCAACAGTCGCCCTCTTGATCCGATGTTTGCTGGAAATTACGGTTCGGTCAAAGCCGGTGCCATTCGAGGTGGAATGCGTCCCCAACACGCCCCATAG
- a CDS encoding sugar kinase, producing MKIVTFGEIMGRLTPPGFLRLRQTLPGSLDVTFAGAEANVAASLAMLFSSNDKITSTFVSALPANPLGDACVASLRALGVDTQHIVQRESGRLGLYFVETGANQRPSQVLYDREGSTISQTGSEHYDWNQIFADASWLHITGITPAISAAAAESTLAAASEAKQRGLSVSCDLNFRKKLWNWQPEIPAQALAQQTMRKILPNVDLVIANEEDCSDVLEIQATNTDVQAGKLAIDRYPDVARQLIEQFPNVNRVGITLRESQSASHNNWGAMLFEAEHNQACFAPLEDGQYAPYPIRNIVDRVGGGDAFAAGLIYSLVTEDQASGSAAIRFAAAASCLAHSIVGDFNFSTLNDIQTLMAGSTSGRVVR from the coding sequence ATGAAGATCGTCACTTTCGGCGAAATCATGGGACGTTTAACGCCCCCGGGATTTCTCAGGCTCAGGCAGACACTGCCGGGTAGTTTAGACGTGACCTTTGCGGGAGCCGAAGCCAATGTGGCTGCCTCTCTCGCAATGCTATTTTCTTCGAACGACAAAATCACAAGCACCTTCGTCAGCGCGTTACCTGCCAATCCTTTGGGAGACGCGTGCGTTGCTTCACTACGAGCTTTGGGCGTCGACACACAACACATTGTCCAACGAGAGAGCGGTCGCCTTGGACTCTATTTTGTGGAAACTGGCGCGAACCAACGTCCCAGTCAAGTGCTTTACGATCGCGAGGGATCGACGATCAGCCAAACCGGATCAGAGCATTACGACTGGAATCAGATTTTCGCCGATGCAAGCTGGTTACACATTACCGGCATTACTCCAGCCATTTCGGCGGCCGCTGCGGAAAGCACTCTGGCCGCAGCATCGGAAGCCAAACAAAGGGGCCTCTCGGTCTCTTGCGACTTGAACTTCCGCAAAAAGCTTTGGAACTGGCAACCCGAGATACCAGCGCAAGCGTTGGCTCAACAAACAATGCGTAAGATTTTACCTAACGTCGATCTCGTGATCGCCAACGAAGAAGATTGCAGCGATGTGCTGGAAATCCAAGCGACAAACACAGATGTGCAGGCTGGTAAACTTGCCATTGATCGTTACCCAGATGTCGCTCGTCAATTGATTGAACAGTTTCCGAATGTGAATCGCGTCGGCATTACGTTGCGGGAAAGTCAATCGGCTTCTCATAACAATTGGGGAGCTATGCTGTTTGAGGCCGAACACAATCAAGCCTGCTTTGCTCCGCTCGAAGATGGTCAATATGCCCCCTACCCAATTCGAAACATTGTTGATCGAGTTGGCGGAGGAGACGCCTTCGCAGCCGGTCTGATTTATTCGCTTGTCACAGAAGATCAAGCATCCGGTTCAGCCGCAATTCGTTTCGCAGCAGCCGCTTCTTGCTTGGCCCATTCCATCGTTGGCGATTTCAACTTCAGCACATTGAACGACATTCAAACCCTTATGGCCGGTTCAACCAGCGGCCGTGTCGTGCGATAA
- a CDS encoding tRNA-(ms[2]io[6]A)-hydroxylase → MLSLQSETSERWLKQVDQHLDQILIDHAHCEKKAAGTAMNLLSAYVEHEELTSEMVKIVSEELEHFELVLELLKTRGIRFQRMRACHYGRELNDLVNKQEPQKAVDRLLVAGLIEARSCERFDLLRKHLDDRQLSDFYGSLFESEARHHATYVRLARTFASDDVVDQRLTELAGAEAEIIAAGHDLPRMHS, encoded by the coding sequence ATGTTGAGTTTGCAATCCGAGACCTCTGAGCGTTGGCTTAAGCAAGTTGATCAACATTTGGATCAGATTTTGATCGATCATGCTCATTGTGAAAAAAAAGCGGCTGGAACCGCCATGAATCTGCTCTCTGCCTATGTGGAGCACGAAGAGCTCACGAGTGAGATGGTGAAGATTGTCAGTGAGGAACTTGAGCATTTTGAGCTGGTATTGGAATTACTCAAAACTCGCGGGATTCGCTTTCAGCGGATGCGGGCCTGCCATTACGGTCGCGAATTGAATGATCTGGTGAACAAGCAAGAGCCCCAAAAAGCCGTTGATCGTTTGTTAGTCGCCGGTTTGATCGAAGCACGATCCTGTGAGCGTTTTGATTTGTTGCGAAAGCATCTTGATGATCGACAGCTGTCGGATTTTTACGGCAGTTTATTTGAATCGGAAGCACGTCATCATGCCACATATGTGCGATTAGCTCGTACTTTTGCCAGCGACGACGTTGTGGATCAACGCCTCACGGAACTTGCTGGGGCGGAAGCCGAGATAATTGCCGCAGGGCATGATTTACCTCGCATGCATAGTTGA
- a CDS encoding thermonuclease family protein codes for MPRIAFPTQIRRRSMIAWASVLFALLIFRWTCWARTPLWPELVAPLPPGVYRVVSIDADRIRLSNRELTGSIKLLGIEFVRTDMEIYLQRRLLGQIVRIRFDRRRVDPQQIQLAYVYLDHTLINGELVRQGYARAATRREDYPPIRREIEASERHVRSRSQGIERSELEKR; via the coding sequence CGATGATTGCCTGGGCGTCTGTGCTGTTCGCACTCCTCATCTTTCGCTGGACGTGTTGGGCTCGGACGCCCTTGTGGCCGGAGTTGGTCGCCCCCTTGCCTCCAGGCGTCTATCGAGTTGTCAGCATCGACGCCGATCGCATTCGTCTTAGCAATCGCGAGCTAACTGGTTCTATAAAACTGCTCGGTATCGAGTTTGTCCGAACCGACATGGAAATCTATCTTCAGCGACGCCTACTCGGCCAAATTGTCCGGATCAGGTTCGATCGACGTCGCGTCGATCCGCAGCAGATCCAATTGGCTTACGTTTATCTGGATCACACGTTGATCAACGGCGAACTGGTTCGACAGGGCTATGCTCGAGCGGCGACTCGGCGGGAAGATTACCCACCTATTCGGCGCGAAATCGAAGCTTCAGAACGCCATGTCCGATCGAGAAGCCAGGGAATCGAGCGGTCAGAATTGGAAAAACGATAG
- the leuB gene encoding 3-isopropylmalate dehydrogenase, giving the protein MQAKIVLLPGDGIGPEIVQQSKLALDAIASRFGHEFDFESHLIGGCAIDQCGDPLPTESLEACRGADAVLLGAVGGPKWDDPRAATRPEVGLLKIRKELGLFANLRPICPHADLLDASPLKREIIDGVDILFVRELTGGIYFGDSGRRTVENEESAFNEMTYRVSEVERVVRLAGESAMQRSQRVTSVDKANVLEVSRLWREVAERVIREEFPEIKYEVVLVDAMAMHLISRPADFDVVVTGNMFGDILTDEASMLPGSLGLLPSASLGEPGPGLYEPIHGSAPDLAGKGIANPLATLLACGMLLRHSLGLELEAKAIESAVATVLDAGHRTADIAAGRESISTEAMGRLVIQAIENA; this is encoded by the coding sequence GTGCAAGCCAAAATCGTTTTGCTACCCGGCGACGGCATCGGCCCGGAAATCGTCCAACAATCGAAACTCGCTCTCGATGCGATTGCCTCACGGTTTGGTCATGAATTTGACTTCGAATCGCATTTGATTGGAGGTTGCGCCATCGATCAATGCGGGGACCCGCTGCCAACCGAATCCCTCGAGGCTTGTCGCGGAGCTGACGCTGTATTGCTTGGAGCAGTTGGCGGCCCCAAATGGGACGATCCTCGTGCTGCGACCCGTCCCGAGGTTGGCTTGCTGAAAATCCGTAAGGAACTGGGACTCTTCGCAAACTTGCGACCGATCTGCCCCCACGCGGACCTACTCGATGCATCTCCTCTTAAACGCGAGATTATCGACGGTGTCGACATTCTATTTGTACGTGAACTGACCGGCGGCATTTATTTTGGCGACTCGGGTCGTCGGACCGTCGAGAACGAGGAGTCCGCGTTCAACGAAATGACGTACCGTGTCTCGGAGGTGGAGCGCGTTGTACGACTCGCTGGCGAATCAGCCATGCAACGTAGTCAACGAGTCACTTCCGTTGACAAAGCCAACGTACTTGAGGTTTCTCGTTTATGGCGTGAAGTCGCGGAGCGTGTTATTCGGGAGGAGTTTCCCGAAATCAAATATGAAGTCGTACTCGTCGATGCCATGGCGATGCACTTGATCTCACGTCCTGCCGACTTTGATGTGGTAGTCACAGGCAACATGTTTGGTGACATTCTTACCGACGAGGCATCGATGTTACCCGGATCACTCGGCCTACTACCATCCGCTTCTCTGGGTGAACCGGGTCCCGGCCTGTACGAACCGATCCACGGATCGGCACCTGACCTTGCTGGTAAAGGAATTGCAAACCCGCTCGCCACGCTCTTAGCCTGCGGCATGCTTTTGCGCCACTCTCTTGGGCTAGAACTCGAAGCAAAAGCGATCGAATCAGCGGTTGCCACTGTGCTTGACGCCGGGCACCGCACGGCAGATATTGCCGCTGGACGCGAGTCGATTAGCACCGAAGCGATGGGCCGATTGGTGATCCAAGCGATTGAAAACGCCTAA
- a CDS encoding cupin domain-containing protein, protein MARITVSEEDRRIEDVEEIRRFLEPFGIWYEKWDVEGRIGPNAENDEILAAYAPEIERLKEAGQFVTADVINVNPDTPGLDGMLAKFSKEHTHTEDEVRFTVKGAGVFHIHPQEGPVFAVQVESGDLINVPAGTQHWFDLCSDKTIRCIRLFQDPAGWAPHYVAEGVDENYAAVCWGPNYLTTDEDDVDSVVKL, encoded by the coding sequence ATGGCCCGTATCACTGTTTCTGAGGAAGATCGTCGGATTGAAGACGTTGAGGAGATCCGCCGTTTTCTCGAGCCGTTCGGGATTTGGTACGAAAAGTGGGACGTTGAGGGACGGATCGGACCGAATGCTGAGAACGACGAGATTTTGGCGGCCTACGCACCGGAAATCGAACGGTTGAAGGAGGCGGGGCAGTTCGTCACCGCCGATGTGATCAACGTTAATCCAGACACGCCTGGACTTGATGGAATGCTGGCTAAGTTTAGCAAAGAGCATACCCACACCGAAGATGAAGTCCGTTTTACCGTGAAAGGGGCGGGCGTTTTCCATATTCATCCTCAAGAGGGGCCCGTCTTTGCTGTGCAGGTTGAGTCGGGTGATTTGATCAACGTGCCCGCTGGCACGCAGCACTGGTTTGATCTCTGCTCCGACAAGACGATTCGCTGTATTCGTTTGTTCCAAGACCCGGCCGGTTGGGCACCGCATTACGTGGCGGAAGGCGTGGATGAGAATTACGCGGCCGTTTGCTGGGGGCCCAACTACCTCACCACCGATGAGGACGACGTTGATTCCGTCGTCAAATTGTGA
- the eda gene encoding bifunctional 4-hydroxy-2-oxoglutarate aldolase/2-dehydro-3-deoxy-phosphogluconate aldolase: protein MMESQFPESLLSRIENCGVISVLIIEELQQAVPIAKALLAGGVDAMELTLRTPVALDALRAIRSEVPEMLAGIGTILRPQQIHEVIEAGAAFGVAPGMNPTVVREAQQADLPFAPGIATPSDIEIALSYGCKELKFFPAEPSGGLPYLKSMAAPYQHLGVRFVPLGGVNAENFGIYLRDPSILAVGGSWLAPAAAISEKRWDIITDVAKAATAQAGSVRQGTNC from the coding sequence ATGATGGAATCCCAATTTCCAGAATCCCTTTTGTCGCGTATTGAAAACTGCGGCGTAATCTCCGTTCTAATCATTGAGGAGTTACAGCAAGCGGTTCCGATCGCAAAGGCTTTGCTGGCGGGCGGAGTTGACGCCATGGAACTCACGCTAAGAACTCCTGTCGCATTGGATGCATTACGAGCTATACGCAGCGAAGTCCCCGAAATGCTGGCAGGAATTGGCACGATTCTTCGACCTCAACAAATTCATGAAGTCATCGAAGCGGGTGCAGCGTTTGGTGTCGCACCTGGCATGAATCCCACTGTGGTCAGAGAAGCGCAACAAGCAGACCTCCCTTTCGCTCCAGGAATCGCTACGCCCTCCGATATCGAAATCGCCCTGTCTTACGGCTGTAAAGAGTTGAAGTTTTTTCCCGCCGAACCAAGTGGTGGTTTGCCCTATTTAAAGAGCATGGCTGCTCCCTATCAGCACTTGGGCGTGCGTTTTGTTCCGCTCGGCGGGGTCAATGCAGAAAACTTTGGCATCTACCTGAGAGATCCCAGCATCTTGGCGGTGGGTGGATCCTGGCTGGCACCGGCAGCAGCCATCTCAGAAAAACGATGGGACATCATTACGGACGTGGCAAAAGCAGCCACTGCTCAGGCAGGTAGCGTCCGTCAAGGAACAAACTGCTAG
- the mtnB gene encoding methylthioribulose 1-phosphate dehydratase — protein MKSSQDRAVGESLLPDHLRGHEAAIDSLRATGQMLHARGWSVGTSSNYSLVVRRNPLELLVTASGMDKGNLLPSHFVRVDADGKPVVEGQPKSSAETLLHCILAKQPDVGAVLHTHSVWSTVLSGIFFEDGGLEVEGFEMLKGLEGIQTHQQRIWVPIFDNTQDIPSLAADIEERSLAGNSPVPHGFLIRQHGLYTWGRDLFAARRHIEIFEFLFECVAQKMILQNSLPAFRASLS, from the coding sequence TTGAAATCATCACAAGATCGCGCGGTCGGTGAAAGTTTGCTGCCTGACCATCTGCGGGGACACGAAGCAGCTATCGATTCGTTGCGTGCAACGGGACAAATGTTGCATGCTCGAGGATGGTCGGTGGGGACGAGCAGCAATTACAGTCTCGTGGTACGGCGAAATCCACTGGAGCTACTCGTGACGGCGAGCGGGATGGACAAGGGCAATCTGCTACCGAGCCACTTTGTACGAGTGGATGCAGATGGCAAGCCGGTTGTCGAGGGTCAGCCGAAGTCTTCCGCCGAGACGCTCCTACATTGCATCTTGGCGAAACAGCCCGATGTGGGTGCGGTGCTGCACACGCATTCGGTGTGGAGCACTGTGCTGTCCGGGATTTTCTTCGAAGATGGTGGCTTAGAAGTCGAAGGTTTTGAGATGCTGAAAGGGTTGGAAGGAATACAAACTCATCAGCAGCGAATTTGGGTGCCCATTTTTGATAACACCCAGGACATTCCCTCACTCGCCGCGGATATCGAGGAGCGATCATTGGCCGGCAACAGCCCGGTGCCTCATGGCTTCTTGATTCGACAGCACGGCCTCTATACTTGGGGCCGCGACCTTTTTGCCGCGCGTCGACATATTGAGATTTTTGAATTTTTATTCGAGTGCGTAGCTCAAAAAATGATCCTGCAAAATAGCTTACCGGCGTTCAGGGCGTCGCTGTCCTGA
- the mtnC gene encoding acireductone synthase, translating to MLDIEGTTSSVSFVYDQMFPFARRELEAFLELNWQDSEVQQAADWIAQDAGHTSLSAWCGERVSARQIKLVRDEVVRLMDGDVKATGLKQLQGLIWKRGFESGELQAHLFGEVAENLRRWHAAGIDIRIYSSGSVQAQKLFFGHTIDGDLLSLFRGHYDTTIGAKREASSYCAIASDYQIPPQQILFLSDIPAELDAALEAGLQTALCRRPGNAAVNSDHGHDVIDGFSEVQWSVGRPSSR from the coding sequence TTGTTGGACATCGAAGGTACAACTTCTTCGGTGTCCTTTGTCTATGACCAAATGTTTCCCTTTGCGAGGCGAGAGCTGGAAGCGTTCCTGGAGCTGAATTGGCAGGATTCGGAAGTTCAACAGGCCGCTGATTGGATCGCCCAGGATGCGGGACACACCTCTCTGTCTGCATGGTGTGGCGAACGAGTGTCGGCTCGACAAATCAAACTTGTGCGTGATGAAGTGGTTCGTCTGATGGATGGTGATGTCAAAGCCACCGGATTAAAGCAATTGCAGGGGCTGATCTGGAAAAGGGGCTTTGAGTCGGGGGAATTGCAAGCACATCTCTTTGGCGAGGTGGCGGAGAATTTGCGCCGTTGGCATGCTGCGGGAATCGATATTCGCATCTATTCTTCCGGGAGTGTTCAGGCACAAAAGTTGTTTTTCGGTCATACGATCGATGGTGACCTGCTGTCGTTATTTCGTGGACACTATGACACTACGATCGGAGCAAAACGCGAAGCGTCCAGTTATTGTGCTATCGCTAGTGACTATCAAATTCCGCCACAGCAGATCTTATTTCTCAGTGATATTCCCGCTGAACTTGATGCGGCTCTGGAGGCCGGATTACAGACGGCGCTCTGCCGACGCCCTGGGAATGCAGCAGTTAATTCGGATCACGGACATGATGTGATCGATGGTTTCAGCGAAGTTCAATGGTCGGTTGGACGGCCGTCAAGCCGTTAA
- a CDS encoding VanZ family protein, which yields MNSPSQLATPNPRTRWLFGATAMVLCLLIPILGLRSSHQETILKSSIQTSGHFVFFAALAFCSAIASPAWIPWLKSRRWPQYLVGFTISATVGGLLELAQKFIPSRDASFQDFVFDVTGATFAVSLLVLLQPLRQQNRPSLLAQLSAALIFLATLTFGMQPVVSCASDYWERQQALPLLLNFQKPWSLRFLTINQGASVIKTSPPPQWPGGDTGAWVRIQSGTRYPGVGMNEPNPDWQAYEHLAVDIYSQTDQVAQIRIQDLAHNDEYYDRFNQSIPIKQGFQTVRIPLDQIKQGPRQRQLDLSRIGGFKLFFLDPPKDFDIYLGNLRLE from the coding sequence ATGAATTCGCCTTCTCAACTTGCAACCCCGAATCCTCGCACCCGCTGGCTTTTCGGAGCCACCGCGATGGTCTTATGCCTGCTCATCCCCATCTTAGGTTTGCGGTCGAGCCATCAAGAAACGATTCTCAAGTCATCAATTCAAACCAGTGGCCATTTTGTCTTTTTCGCGGCTCTAGCATTCTGCTCGGCAATTGCATCCCCGGCATGGATACCCTGGCTGAAGTCGCGCCGTTGGCCACAGTACCTCGTCGGGTTCACCATCTCAGCGACAGTTGGTGGCTTACTCGAACTGGCTCAGAAGTTCATTCCAAGCCGAGACGCGAGTTTTCAGGATTTTGTGTTCGACGTGACCGGAGCAACCTTCGCCGTCAGTCTGCTCGTCTTACTTCAGCCGCTGCGCCAACAAAATCGCCCGTCCCTACTGGCCCAGTTGAGTGCTGCTCTTATCTTCCTGGCAACGCTGACCTTTGGTATGCAACCCGTCGTCTCCTGTGCATCCGATTACTGGGAACGACAACAAGCACTACCGCTCTTACTCAACTTTCAAAAACCGTGGAGCTTACGGTTCCTCACAATCAATCAAGGCGCAAGCGTCATCAAAACAAGCCCGCCCCCTCAATGGCCTGGAGGCGACACGGGAGCATGGGTACGCATCCAGTCCGGTACACGTTATCCGGGTGTGGGCATGAATGAACCTAATCCCGACTGGCAAGCCTACGAGCATCTCGCAGTCGACATTTACTCTCAAACCGATCAAGTCGCTCAGATTCGAATTCAAGACCTTGCACACAACGACGAATATTACGACCGCTTCAATCAATCGATACCAATCAAGCAAGGCTTTCAAACCGTTCGCATCCCTCTCGATCAGATCAAACAGGGCCCACGCCAGCGTCAGCTTGACTTGAGCCGCATTGGTGGCTTCAAACTATTCTTCCTTGATCCGCCCAAAGATTTCGACATCTATCTCGGTAATCTTCGCCTCGAATAA
- a CDS encoding Hsp20/alpha crystallin family protein gives MNRCATNRRQTSFRPVDLYREMDSFLNGLTSAESKPNSELIVPRLNVAESNERYEVSADLPGVSQENVNVEIHEGQLLISGEIADSTENSEMTFHRVERRFGKFERQVSLPENVNEQDITAMFENGVLTIQLPKSEKPKPTRIEVTSRSAE, from the coding sequence ATGAATCGTTGTGCTACCAATCGTCGACAAACTTCATTTCGTCCTGTTGATCTTTATCGGGAGATGGACAGCTTTTTAAATGGGCTTACGAGCGCTGAGTCGAAACCAAACTCTGAACTGATCGTGCCACGACTTAATGTCGCGGAATCGAATGAGCGGTATGAAGTTTCGGCCGATTTGCCGGGAGTCTCTCAGGAAAATGTGAATGTTGAAATCCACGAAGGACAACTCTTGATTTCCGGTGAGATTGCCGACAGTACTGAAAACTCAGAGATGACTTTCCACCGTGTTGAACGGCGGTTTGGGAAATTTGAACGGCAAGTCTCGCTACCCGAAAATGTAAACGAGCAGGATATCACTGCCATGTTCGAAAATGGGGTGTTGACTATCCAATTGCCAAAGAGCGAGAAGCCCAAGCCTACTCGCATTGAAGTTACAAGCCGTTCGGCCGAATAG